The window TTGCGTCTTGCGGCAAGCAATGCCGATTCATTGACGATATTGCTGAGGTCTGCGCCTGAAAAGCCGGGGGTTGAGCGGGCGATCGTCTTGAGTTTCACATTAGGGGCAAGTTTAATTTTTCGGGTGTGAACCTCTAAGATCTTTGTGCGCCCCTCGATATCAGGGTTAGAGACAACGACCTGCCTATCAAAGCGGCCGGGACGCAAAAGAGCGGGATCTAACACATCGGGGCGGTTGGTTGCTGCAATTAAAATGATACCTTCATTGACGTCAAAGCCATCCATTTCCACCAGCAGCTGATTGAGCGTCTGTTCTCGTTCGTCATTGCCGCCACCAAGCCCCGCCCCTCGGTGACGCCCCACCGCATCGATTTCATCGACAAAGATGATACAGGGAGCATTTTTCTTACCTTGTTCGAACATGTCGCGGACTCGACTCGCCCCCACCCCTACAAACATTTCAACAAAGTCAGAGCCAGAAATCGTGAAAAAGGGAACATTCGCCTCGCCTGCCACCGACCGCGCCAGAAGTGTCTTGCCTGTCCCCGGCGGCCCCACCAGCAGAGCGCCTCGAGGAATTTTCGCGCCTAATTTTTGGAATTTCGATGGCTCACGCAAGAATTCCACGATCTCTTGTAATTCTTGCTTTGCTTCCTCAACGCCGGCGACGTCTTTGAACGTGACTTTTTCTCCCTTATCGGCAAGGAGGCGAGCGCGCGACCTCCCAAAACTCATGACACGCCCACCACCGCCCATCTGCGTGTTCTGCATGATAAAGAGCCATAGCCCTAACAGCAAAAGCGCTGGTATCCAATAGATGAGGGAACTAAAAAATCCCTTCTCTTCGCCATGATGTTCGGCATGAACAATGACATTCTGCTTCGTCAAATTCTCTGCAAGAGCCGTATGAAAAGGAATGATGGTCGTGAATTTCTGTCCGTCAGAAAAGACACCTTGGAGTTTTTGTCCCTTGATGGACACACTACGCACACCACCACTCTCGACATTTTTTAGAAAGTCAGAATAGGCCAGCTCCTGAGCGCCATCATTCTTGTTATGGACGAGGGTGTTGTAGGCCAATAAAACGAAGAGGACGATACCTCCCCAAATCAAAAAAGACCGCACAAATTTATCCATATGTTGTCATCCCACACATTTTTACCTTGACGTTACACTAAGGGTGATTCTATCCCGTTGCAAGCAAGATTTTAGGAAAGACCCCCATCGTGTGCGTCATGTCATGGGGACTGACGGGGAAAAGACGCATGTCGTATGACGACAGAGCGTTCCTTTCTCTAACCATAAGATGTGGCTCTGTGGCGTCAGCGCCCGTCCCATAATGCCGTCTTACCCACGTCTAAGGCAAGCGGCACTGAGGAACAGCAGGCATGTTCGCGCATGATATAGAGCATGTCCCTCTGTGCTTGGTGCTGGAGCATACAGCCATGGAGTGTATGCCCCAGCGGCGCGTTTCCCTTATACGCATAGAGGCTCTCCAGCAGCCTCTTATTGCTTTGTAGGCGTGGCATATATGTCTTTCCACTCACCAAACGAAGCACGCGTCCCACTATCTGCATGGCAATGTCGTCATGGCATCGTCTTAGGTCACCTATCTTCACCACAGCATATCCCCAGCATGACACATGGAGGGAAGAGGCAATCCATTGAGCCATATCTTTTTCTAAAACATCACGCACACGGCGACATGCATGGGTTGCCTTTGTCACCTTTGCGGGAATAAGGCCTATCGTATGCAGATGATGGGCGTGCTGGCGTATGCGTGTTCTCAGAAAACGGGGATCTTTATTAGCGGGGTCACAGACGGGCTCATGGGCTTTAATCCCTAGATGGCGCGCGGTGGCAAGAATGCTCTCTTTGTCAATGGTTAAGAGGGGACGTATCACGCGTATGTGATGGCGATAATGAACGGGGAGGATACCTCCTAACCCATAGACGCCGCTTCCTCGTCCCACGCGTATCACCCATGTCTCGACTTGGTCTTGTTGATGATGTGCTGTGACAAGGTGCGTGACCGCATGGCGCTGGCACCATGCCTCCATAAGCCTATAGCGGTAGGTGCGCGCCCATGCTTGGGTATTGCCTAGAATAGGCGGATGTGTTTCTGTGAGGATATGGCTTGTCATGCCTTTGGATGTCAACCACCGCTGTGTTTTGTCCGCTTCTTGTGCTGAAGAGGGGCGAAGACCATGGTCTATGGTGAGCGCGACAACAGACAATGTCTTGGCTTCTCCCCATCGATGCATAAGAAGAGACATCGTCATGCTATCTATCCCGCCTGAGACGGCAAGGGCAATGGTCGCCCTTGCCTCGAAAGGTTCAAAGGGCTTCATGAGGCGCATGAAAGAGCCGTCATCAATATACGAACGTTCTGACATGTTGACAGGATGTGGTATGGACGATATAGTGCGGGGATAGCATTGGGCCTTAAGATGCTCTCGAGACAACCTCAAAGACATCATGGATGGGTCTATAGATGACGCTTTTACCTTTAACGACGAGAACGGAAGGGGCTTTTAAGAAGGGGGCGTGCCTATTTCTACCAGTGGCCTTGATAGCCTGTGGCGGGGGCGGTGGAGGAGGCGGCGCTCCTGCCGGCATCGCACCCATCTTTTCTACGGTTGCCAGTCAAGAAAGCGATGCGCCACAGAATTTTCTCTTAGATGAAGTTGTAGCACAACGGGCTGGAGGGGGTATTCCCTCCTCCACGAGTGACGCAAGAGATGCCATGTTGCCTTTCCTGAGGACGCGTTTTCCCGTCACCGTTGAGACGCAAAACGCTGGCGGTGTCGCCGATGCGCCCACCTTTCGTACCCATCAACGTGGAAGCACGACAGTGCTCAATGCCGAATATGTGGATACCAGTGGTGGCGCGATCAATTACATGGAGCTCATCAATGTGGCGCCTGCATATGCAGGGGGGTGGACGGGAAAGGGTGTGACGGTTGGCATTTTGGATACGCCTTTATCATTGGGTCATAAAGAGCTCACGGGGAAGAAGATTACATATCTCAATCGGGCGCCTCTCTCGACGTCGTATACCCAAGTAGGTTCACATGGGACACACGTGGCGTCTTTGATGGCGGGTACGTATAATGATGACGATATGACAGGCGTCATGGGGGTCGCCTATGATGCCGATATTCTTTCCTATGGGACGGCGCATGATCTGTTTATGTTGTCTAACATCATAGATCCTAGGCCTAGCGATGGCTTGGATGCCGCTGAGTCCGCGCTCGCCGTCTGGCAAGAGAATGCTGAACGCACCAGCAGCGACCACATGAGAGAACGGAGTTTTGCGATACCGTTCGCAGATCGTCGATTCGGAGAGGTGGTCGCAGCGCCGGGCTTCCGCTTTTTAGCGGGACAGAGCCATCGTGGCTATAAGGCCGATGTCATCGCATTCAGCGCGGGACTCCTCAATTCAGGCGGATATACGAGGCAGGACATCATCGAGTCCCTCCCACACTTGCTTGATGCGTTGCTTCAGCCGTGGAATGATGCCGCCTCTAAGTCCATCATTGTCTTGGCGAGCGGTAATAGTGGACTGTCATTGCCGGAAGTGCCGGGGAGATTGCCCGGTATCTTCCCTGAATTACGTGGCCACGTGTTGTCTGTTGTATCGACTGGTGCTGACGGACGCCTGACCAGTGCTGGCCATCGGTGCGGTGCTGACTCGGCGTCATGGTGCATAGGCGCGCCTGGCACGGGCATCAGACTCGCTCGTAGTACGTCGGTTGGTGACTCGTCTTATGAGGTCGATGAGGGTTCGTCTTTCGCAGTGCCTCTCGTGGCGGGCGGGTTAGCGAGGGATGCGCGATTTTCTCCCGCACAGAGCATGTTGCTCGTGCCCTCAGCCAGTGGCGATGCCTTTTTACGCCTTGTATCAATGGAGATGACATTGTTCGACAGGTTAGAGACAGCCTTTCGCTTTCCTATGTCGTTGTTCGTCCACCAAGACACCCCCCCTTGGTCGCCTTTAACCCATGCCTCTGGCGATGCTTATGAAGCGTCCATAAAGGGATTATGGGGAGGTGACGGACGTGTGAGGCTTACGACAGAGCGCTATGCTCTGAGTCACACCATGAATTTTTACCGCCAGCAAGGGCTCTCGTCTATTGCGCTTGGCGACGGGGCGAGCTTTGCCAATCCATATTTTGTGTTGATGCCATCAAGACAGCACGGCTTGATGGTCACGGGGTCTACATTTGGCTTTGCGATGATGATGGCATCCCCACCCGAAGGGGCCCGCGCACAGGGACGAGAGAGCGCTGGCACGGGGTCCCTTGTGACGCTGACGCCACACCGCCATGTAACGATGCATGCTGGGTATAGCGATGAAGGCAATAGGCTATTGGGGATGACGGGTCATGGCGGGTTTGCCTTTCGCGCGGGAAAGACGTTTTTTTCTGGCGTGCAAGCATCCGTCCCTCTCGGCAGCTGGACGGGATTAGGGCAAGTATTCATAGGCAAGAGTGACGCCCACGCCACAGGCCATCATTTGATAAGGGCGATAGAACCGCTCATCAGCAGCTCCTTTGATGTGGCGATACAGAAAAGGGGATTTTTTGGCAACGACCAGCTCATGGTGCATGTGCATCAGCCTTTGCGTATAGAGCGAGGGGCAGCGACATTGCGCTATGC of the Alphaproteobacteria bacterium GM7ARS4 genome contains:
- a CDS encoding ATP-dependent metallopeptidase FtsH/Yme1/Tma family protein, whose product is MDKFVRSFLIWGGIVLFVLLAYNTLVHNKNDGAQELAYSDFLKNVESGGVRSVSIKGQKLQGVFSDGQKFTTIIPFHTALAENLTKQNVIVHAEHHGEEKGFFSSLIYWIPALLLLGLWLFIMQNTQMGGGGRVMSFGRSRARLLADKGEKVTFKDVAGVEEAKQELQEIVEFLREPSKFQKLGAKIPRGALLVGPPGTGKTLLARSVAGEANVPFFTISGSDFVEMFVGVGASRVRDMFEQGKKNAPCIIFVDEIDAVGRHRGAGLGGGNDEREQTLNQLLVEMDGFDVNEGIILIAATNRPDVLDPALLRPGRFDRQVVVSNPDIEGRTKILEVHTRKIKLAPNVKLKTIARSTPGFSGADLSNIVNESALLAARRNRTMVTMADFEEAKDKVMMGAERRSMVMTKEERTLTAYHEAGHALVGMYVSGNDPLHKVTIIPRGRALGVTMNLPERDRYSMRKNEIEGRIAMMFGGRVAEEITFGKEHVTSGASNDIVQATHLARSMVTEWGMSDTLGPLRYSENQDEIFLGHSVTQRKNVSDATAHMIDKEIHRIICEGEDKARSVLKKHTDKLRLLSEALLEYETLSGEEVKTLLEEGSLKKYHHKEGRESGPKGTPHNSMPVTKSPTASASKEPRPSSPVTKPVPS
- the tilS gene encoding tRNA lysidine(34) synthetase TilS; the protein is MSERSYIDDGSFMRLMKPFEPFEARATIALAVSGGIDSMTMSLLMHRWGEAKTLSVVALTIDHGLRPSSAQEADKTQRWLTSKGMTSHILTETHPPILGNTQAWARTYRYRLMEAWCQRHAVTHLVTAHHQQDQVETWVIRVGRGSGVYGLGGILPVHYRHHIRVIRPLLTIDKESILATARHLGIKAHEPVCDPANKDPRFLRTRIRQHAHHLHTIGLIPAKVTKATHACRRVRDVLEKDMAQWIASSLHVSCWGYAVVKIGDLRRCHDDIAMQIVGRVLRLVSGKTYMPRLQSNKRLLESLYAYKGNAPLGHTLHGCMLQHQAQRDMLYIMREHACCSSVPLALDVGKTALWDGR
- a CDS encoding S8 family serine peptidase, whose product is MTLLPLTTRTEGAFKKGACLFLPVALIACGGGGGGGGAPAGIAPIFSTVASQESDAPQNFLLDEVVAQRAGGGIPSSTSDARDAMLPFLRTRFPVTVETQNAGGVADAPTFRTHQRGSTTVLNAEYVDTSGGAINYMELINVAPAYAGGWTGKGVTVGILDTPLSLGHKELTGKKITYLNRAPLSTSYTQVGSHGTHVASLMAGTYNDDDMTGVMGVAYDADILSYGTAHDLFMLSNIIDPRPSDGLDAAESALAVWQENAERTSSDHMRERSFAIPFADRRFGEVVAAPGFRFLAGQSHRGYKADVIAFSAGLLNSGGYTRQDIIESLPHLLDALLQPWNDAASKSIIVLASGNSGLSLPEVPGRLPGIFPELRGHVLSVVSTGADGRLTSAGHRCGADSASWCIGAPGTGIRLARSTSVGDSSYEVDEGSSFAVPLVAGGLARDARFSPAQSMLLVPSASGDAFLRLVSMEMTLFDRLETAFRFPMSLFVHQDTPPWSPLTHASGDAYEASIKGLWGGDGRVRLTTERYALSHTMNFYRQQGLSSIALGDGASFANPYFVLMPSRQHGLMVTGSTFGFAMMMASPPEGARAQGRESAGTGSLVTLTPHRHVTMHAGYSDEGNRLLGMTGHGGFAFRAGKTFFSGVQASVPLGSWTGLGQVFIGKSDAHATGHHLIRAIEPLISSSFDVAIQKRGFFGNDQLMVHVHQPLRIERGAATLRYATWRHGEERLYDNVSLPLAPQGREIRMGVAYQRQFAHGTLQLRSAYIRQPHHHRHAPSAVRFIASFKKHF